Below is a window of Veillonella rodentium DNA.
CGTGGCGCATATAGAAAATAATCCTTCGGTTCGCTCTCATATTGACTGATCATTTTCTTACCGCCGCCGCTATATCCCGTTAGTGATGTAACGGTAAACGGATAATCAGTCGGTACAAGTCCTGACTTTACAAGCGGTGCGATACAGGCGATCATGCCGCTCGCATGACATCCGGGATTTGCGATATGCTTTTCTGTAGCAATCGCTGTTTTGTAGCTTTCACCAAGTTCAGGAAAACCGTAGGCCCAATCCGCATCCGTTCTGAAAGCCGTCGATGTATCGATAACCTTACACGACAGGTCACCGATGGCCGCCATAATTTCCTTGGATGCCGCATCCGGCAAACAAAGAAATACGATATCTGCATTCTTAGCCACCGCTTTGATAGCTTCAATATTTTTACGATCCTCATCGGCGGTAGCCAATAATTCAATATCTTTTCTGTCGGACAACCGTTCATGAATCCGGAGCCCCGTGGTCCCTTCATGACCGACGATAAATACCTTATACGATGCCATACTACACCTCAATTCTCACCTCTATACCGGTGATCAAACCTGCTCTTTCTTAACGGCACTCTCTGCCATACTGAACAAATGAACAAACTATACTCATAATCACTTAAAGCAAAGAAATTATTTCATTGGATAGTCGCCGAATGTGGCAACCATAACCGCCTTAATCGTGTGAAGGCGATTTTCCGCCTCTTGGAACGCAAGAGAGTTAGGACCTTCAAAGACTTCTTCCGTCACCTCGATACCGTTCATGCCGAATCGTTCAAAGATATCGTGACCGACCTGTGTTTCCGTATTGTGGAACGCCGGTAAGCAGTGACAGAACTTAACATTTAGATTTCCCGTCAGTTCCAGCATCTTTGCATTTACCTGATACGGTTTAAATGTATTGATACGTTCCTCCCACATATCGTAAGTGTCGCCCATCGTCACCCATACGCCGGTATAGATAACATCTAAGCCTTTAACGCCGCTTGTCACATCATCCGTAACGGTAATGGTGGCACCGGTCTCCTTCGCCACCTTGAGGCATTCTTCATAGAACGGTCCGGCCGGCCAGAATTTTTTAGGTCCGATCAGTCTGAAATCCATCCCCATTTTTACGGCGCCGCTCATCAGGGCATTGCACATATTGGATTGGCCATGTCCTACATAGGCAAAGGAAATTTCATTCAACGGTTTATCCATATTCTCCTGTAAGGTCAAGAAATTTGCCAAGGTCTGTGTGGGATGATCCATATCGGTAAGACCGTTCCACACAGGCACACCGGAATAATCCGCCAATGTATCTACATCATCTTGCGCAAATCCTCTGAATTCGATGGCATCATACATGGATCCCAATACACGAGCCGTATCCTTTAAGGACTCCTTTTTATTCATCTGAGATCCGCTTGGTCCGAGGTACGTCGTATACGCCCCCTGATCTGCAGCCCCGACTTCAAAGGCACAACGAGTCCGTGTAGAATCCTTTTCAAAGATAAGAACGAAATTTTTACCGTTTAATGTCTTTACCTCCGTCCCCGCTTTTTTATCCGCCTTAAGTTGCGCCGCAAGTTTTAGAAAGTACTTGATTTCATCCGGTGTATACTGAAGCATTGTTTTAAATGATTGATTCTGTAAACTTTTCATAATAACCTCTTATTTCTCCTGTAATAACTCCGCCGCTATGCCGGCCATCATCGTAATTCCCGGTTCCAGTATGCTTTCATCGATGGTGAAAGCTGCATTATGTAGGGCCGGATTACCTTCAAATCCCGTTCCCAACCAGAGGAAGGCCCCTTTGATTTTATTGAGATATGCGGAAAAATCTTCCGCCGCCATCGACGGAAATTCCGGATGCACCACAGAATCCTTGCCGAGATAAGTTTCAACGATATGTGTGGCATAGTCAATAGCATCCGCATCATTGATTGTCGCCCCATGTCCACGACGATATTCCAATGTGCTGGCTGTGCCGAACATCATGTCGAGGGCTTTGAGACTTTCACCGAGGCGACGTTCAATGTAGTCGCGTTTCGCTGGGTCATAGGTTCTGCAGGTTCCCTCCAGATATGCATCTCCGGATCCCACATTATATCGATCACCGGAGTTAAAGACACCGATTGTACATACGAGATTGTCCATCGGATTGGTTTCACGAGCCACCATGGACTCTACATTGACAATCCAGTTCGCCGCGGCCACAATGGCATCAATACCGTTGTGCGGCTCGGCGCCGTGAGTCGCCTTCCCCTTGATATGGACGAGGAATCGATCCGACGCGGCCATGAGATTACCTTTCTTAAGCCCCACCGTCCCCACCGGCAGCTGAGGCCATACATGAAGCCCGTAAATCTCGTCCACATCATCCAAAACACCGGAGTCCACAATACCTTGTGCCCCTTTAATAAGTGCTTCCTCCTCCGCGGGCTGGAATACGAGTTTCACTGTTCCGTGCAGTTGATCCTTGACGGATTGCAGAATGGCTGCCGCTCCTAAAAGAATAGCCATGTGGCTGTCATGGCCGCATGCATGCATAACACCGGAATTCTCAGATGCAAAAGGCAACCCCGTTACCTCCGTGATAGGCAATGCATCCATATCCGCCCGAAGTCCCACTACAGGACCATCAAAGGCCCCCTTAATCTCGCCGATGACTGCATATTTATATACATCCGCTTTAAAAGGGATGCCTAAATCCGTCAATACGCTCTGAATAAATTCAGATGTTTTCTTTTCTTCACCGGATAGTTCCGGATGACGATGAATATGTCGGCGCCATGCCACAACTTGTTCTTTATATTGAGAAGCATATTGTTTAATTAAATCTTGTAGTGTATGCATGACGATTTCTCCTTTTCCGTAAAATATACAGAACCTATTAGTTTATACATAATTTTTGTATTTTTATAATCTATGTACGTATTATAATCCCATATTTTTCATTGCGCAAGTATTTATACACCAATAATGTATTTTTATTTGTAATTATACATATCGCATTTTGTAATACCCATATAATCGACTCGAACAAAATATGTCGAAACACATGAAACAATACTATTACAATGAAGCGCCCTTTCTATACTGTCAATGTAATAGAGTCATAACATAAACAGCACACAAAAAGGCACCTTCCACGGAAGATGCCTTAGTATTGTAAAATCTGACATATTAAATTATATTTTACCGTATACATCATATATCACCATTAAATATGATAATATATTAAGTATACTTATACATGATTTATTTTTCTAAAGTCGTTTCGTCCAACAATGTTCCGTCAGGCAAGAACGACTTGATCATTAACGAATGTTTTGTCACCGTCATAGACATATAATTATCCGTTTCCGGTTGCGGCGCCACATATACATCCAGAGGATGTCGTACCCATAACCCAGGATACCGCACATCACCGGCAACGCCCGTAATAATATAAAGAGGGCCCGACGCATCTCGATCAAAATTACGTACATGACCGCGATTGCGATAGGTATGTAAATGAGCCGACAGCACAAGATCCACATTAAATTCATCAAAGATAGGCATAAACAATACCCCTTCCTCGCTAAATCCGGAAGCGCGACTGGCCCCTTCGCGATTAACCGCATATTGGAACGGGTCACGATGCATGAGCACTACAGTCCATTTCCTGGTATTAGACGCTAAGTCCTGCCGCAGCCATTCGACCTGCACATCATATAAATCAGGATGATGTACATCGTGATTGTCCTCATGGTTACTTTCATACAATTGCGTATCCAGTACGACATAATGAACATCGCCATAATCATAAGAATAATAACGACGATTAAATATATCATTCCCGTTACCCGGCACATCAAAATAATTCAGATACGCCCGAGGTTCACGCATTTTCCAATCTACGGTATACATTTCATGATTTCCCAATAACGGCGACAACGGAATTCGTGTGCTAAGAAGTGCAACAGAATTTAGCCATGCGCGCCATTGTGACGCCTCTTCACCGTTATCCACAAGGTCCCCCATGCTGATATACATAGCCGCCTCAGGGTTACGTTGAGCCGAATCTTTGACGATTTGATTCCATCCGGAATAATCAGCGGACTGCGAATCCGGATATATGAGCACCTCATATTCATCGGCGCCCGCCGTTTTCAAGAGGTACCATTCGCTGCGTCGATCCGTTCCATATCCGACACGATATTCATACTCGGTATCCGGTGCGAGTCCGGTTAATGTCGTCTCATGAATATATGTGCTTGTCCCATCGTCCGTGAAAGCCTTGCTCGATGCATTCTGACTCATAAGACCTGTTGCGGATGTATCACCACGCTTACGATATTCAACTACCGCATCAGATTCATCATTATCCGACTGCCACATGATAGTTCTGGCAACACTGTTGTCTTTGGCAACGATCTGACGAATATAACGCCCTTCTGATGCCAACAGCGGTTTAATCTCCTGCCCGGTAGCAACCGCCATTCCACGCTCAAGAAAGGAGCCGAAAGCATCACGATACTCATAAGCACCAAAGAATAGAGCCGCAACAACACCTCCGATACCTATTATTTTTAATAAATCCTTTTTATCCATATACCCTCATTTTTATATTCTAAATACATGGCCTTATTGTACAAATTAAAGTTGACTTTAAGTCAATATATAATTTTTATCACCTTATATGCAATGTGTTCAAGTATAATACATTTGTGACAAAAGAATAAAAAATAAGAAGATTCTCTGTTATAATGAAGTCGCTAAACCAATCGTTATAAACAAGGAGAATCTTCTTATGAAATCTATTATAACTGAAGAACTAAGACTTCGTAAACGGGCATATGAATATGCAATAAAATATAACAATAATGCTGAAGCAGCGCGTCGGTATCATACAAGCCGACAACAAATTCAACGTTGAAGAAAGCGGTATGATGGAACAATAGATTTGTTACGTCCACATAGTAGGAGACCGCATAGTCATGCTAATCAACATACAGCAACAGAGCTGGAGTTGATTCGTAGAGTGAATTCGAAGTTCCGTCACGAAGGACTGGCACAGGTATATGTAGAAGCTCGAAAACGAGGCTATACACGTTCGTACGGAGCCATGTGCAGGCAGATACGTCTTCATACACCTAAGGTATCTAAAAAGAAGACCTATTCCAAAAGTAAGTGGAGACCGGATGTAGTCACCTATCCGGGTGAAAAGGTTCAAATCGACATAAAATATGTACCCAATGAATGTTTGAAGTTTCATACGCATGGTATTAGTTACTATCAAATCACAGCTATTGATGAATACTTCAGAAAAAGAATTTTATCCATCGTTGATGAAAAGAGTGTTACTAATACGAGCCGATTTTTACTGGATTTAGAAACTCGTATGGGTTTTAAAATAGCGATTATACAAACGGATAACGGTCGCGAATTCACAAACTGGAATGGTAGTGAGAAGCGGTGTCTGTTCGACGAGGTATTAAAACAGCTCAGTGTCGATCATAAGCTAACAAGACCATTTTCCCCATGGCAAAATGGGAAAGTAGAGCGTAGTCACAAGGTTGATGGAGAGCGTTTTTATAATAGAACGTTTACTAGTGTGGATGAGTTAGTGAAGGCCCATCGACGCTATAATAGTCGTTATAACAATATAGCGCAAAAGGTATTAGGCTTTAAGTCACCCAATGAAGTTGTAACAGAGTATTTCTTATCTCATGCTGCATAGGCTGTGTCACAAATGTTTGACTACTCTAGATAATTTTTATCACCTTATATGCAATGCCCATATAAAACAAAGGGAGGCTATGCCTCCTCTTATTTTTCATAATACTGTTTCATCTGTGTATAGCCGTTTACAATGACTTCAATTTCACCGGTGCGAGGATGGAAAATTAATCCGTGAATGGGGACATCTTTAGGAATAAGAGGGTTAACTCGCAGTTCGTCTACCGTGTCCTCCACATTTTCCGCAGGCTGCGTGAATCCGTCCGCCCAACGTTTCATTTCCCGCTTTACCATATGAATTGCTTCCGGTGCGATACCGCGAGCCAACATCTTTTCTGTTAAATTCTTCGCCGTCGTCTTGGACATGCCGCATTCATGATGCCCGATGATAAAGATTTCATTAACATCGAGTTCATAGATACATACCAGTAAGCTGCGGACAACGCCATCAAAAGGACCTGTAATACAGTTGCCCGCTGTCTTTACAATCTTGGCTTCCCCACGACCGATGTCCATGGAGTCTTCCAAAAAATTTACAAGACGTGTATCCATACATGTGACAATGGCCATCTGACGACTCGGCATCTTACTGCATTTTGTATCAGTCTCTACATAACCCGTATTTTGATCCTCCACATATTCTCTATTATGGGCTAAAATATCATCCAGTAAACTCATAGTACCTCCTATAATAAAAGATTAGGGTTTATGATCAATCAACGGTCAGGCGTAGACAATGCCTCGATAGCGACACTGCCGCCGCGAACGACTTCAATACGATTGACAAACATATCCTTAAACAGTGCAATCATATCATTATTCTTAGATACGGTCTTTACACACTGTACGAGGACGGATTTACGACTATAGTCTACAACAAGCAGATCAAAGGTACGGGCGATGCGGAAAATCTCCTGCTTATCCGCTTCCTTACAGCTGTTCACTTTGATAAACAATAACTCCCTCTTCGTAATCGCCATATCCGTAAAGTCGATAACCTTGATAACCTCTACACTACGATTCAGTTGCTTAATGATTTGTTCATATGTCAAATCATCACAGGTAAGATCAATTGTCATTCGAGACATCGTCGGATCTTCGGTTTCCCCTACGGTCAATGTGTCAAGATTATAATTCTTACCGGCGAAGAGGCCTGAGATTTTAGCTAACACGCCGATCTGGTTTTCCACATACGCCGAAATACAGCGCTTTTTCATATGTAATTCCATAGCCCCTCCTATTTTCTATCCTTCAATAACATATCGCTCAGAGATTTCCCTGCCGGCACCATAGGCAGAACGTTGAGTTCCGTAGGAATGATAAATTCCAATAAGGTCGGACCTTCTTTGAAAGTATCCGCCAAAAGGAATCCCTTTCCCATATCTTCAACCTTTGTAATGCGCATTGCCTTAGCCCCATAAGCTTCAGCCAGTTTCACAAAATTCGGTACATATTCAAACTCGTCATTATCGATCATGCTACGTGTAACAATAGCGCTTTCATCCATCAACAAATTTGTACAGGCATACCGTTTATCATAAAATAACTGCTGCCATTGGCGCACATTGCCGAGATAACCGTTATTAAGCACGATAAGCGTCATCGGCAAGTGATAATGCATAGCCGTAGCAAATTCTTGAATGTTCATTTGCACACCGCCATCACCGCAGATGGAGAAAACACGTCGGTCCGGATTTCCCAGCTGAGCCCCCAGTGCAGCAGGGAAGCCATACCCCATCGTACCGAGACCGCCGGATGTCAATAATTGACGACCGCCTTTTAACTCTAAAAATTGAGTTGTCCATAATTGGTTCTGACCCACATCGGTCGCTACAATAGGGCAATCATAGTGATTATTGATATAATCTATGACGATTTGAGGTGTTAAGCCCTCTTCATCGGCTTGTGTAACAGGTCGCTCCTCTTTCAGTTTCTGCAATTGTTTAGACCATTCACCGAGGTCATGAGGCTCAATATATTCCAATAGTTTCTCAATCGCCAGTTTCGCATCGGCTACAACGGGAATATCCACCTTAATATTTTTAGAAATCGATGCCGCATCAACATCAATATGAATAATCTTACAGTTTTGAGCAAATGTACTCAATTTACCCGTAATACGATCATTGAAACGGGTGCCGATTGAAATCATCACGTCACAATCCGTAAGAGCCACATTGGGAGCATATCCACCATGAATGCCCACATTGCCAAGGTATAGAGGATGTCGCGAATCGATAGCCCCTTTCCCCATTAAGGTAGTGACCACGGGAATACCCGTTTTTTCAACAAGCGCCATCATAAGTTCATTGGCACCGCTGATGTTGACCCCGCCGCCCAACAGGAACAGAGGACGCTTTGCCTTTTCGATAACGGAGCAGGCCTTCTTGATTTGTCCGACATGGACCGTCGTATTCGGTTTATAGCTACGAATATTAACTTCTGTCGGATATTCATCGGACCCCATTGCTTTTTGAATATTTTTAGGCATATCCACTACAACCGGTCCCGGTCTACCTGTACGAGCTATATAAAACGCTTCTTTCAAAATACGTCCCAAATCCTTGCGGTCGCGAACGGTTACCGCATATTTACACACATTACGCACGATACCGACCGTATCGACCTCCTGAAAGGCATCATTTCCCATGAGACTCAAGTCCACTTGTCCCGTAATACAAACGAGAGGCACACTGTCCGCATACGCCGTTGCAATCCCCGTTACAAGATTGGTCGCGCCCGGTCCGGAAGTCACCATACAGACTCCCACCTTACCGGTGCTACGCGCATAACCATCCGCCGCATGAGCCAAGGCCTGTTCATGACGTGGCAATACAACTTTCACCGTATCCTGTTTGTACAACTCATCCATTATATCGATAGTCGCCGCCCCGGGATAGTTAAATAAAATCTCCACCTGCTCCTCCTGAAGCGCTTTCACCAAGTATGCCGCACCGGAAATCATAAGAGCCTCCTCATCTGCTTATAATATATGTACTCAATTAATATCCACATTCAATACATTTAAAAAATTGAATGTTGTATGTAGATATGATATACTCAATAATATATCATATCTTGTGGTGTGTGAGTATGTCATTAATCTCAATTTATATAAGTATATTAATGTTATTTTTGAAAGGACGGTATACTATGAAAGAAATCCTGGGCTTCCACTTGAACGGTTGCCCTTATTGTAAAAATGCATTCCGCGCCGTCGATGAACTCGTTGCGGAAAATCCTAAATACGCTGATATCCACATCAACTGGGTTGAAGATCAGGATGCCCATGAATTATTCAAAACGCATCCTTACGAATACTATCCGAACTTGTGGTTCGACCTCGACAAACAATACGAGGCTCAACCGGGCGAAAGCTACGAACAGACAAAAACATTAATTAAAGCGGTGCTTGATAAGGCATTGGCATAAAGAAAAGCTGTAACTTCAAATTACTTGAGGTTACAGCTTTTTATGTACAATAAATCTGCTTATCGCCTTATATACAATTAAAATCAACGCGATTTCTAGAGGAAAGCATAGAATATTTTTTATGAGTCGGCTCAAAAAGATGGCGGATACCGCTTTGTTATAAAATATCGTGAGCCACAATGTGTTCAGCACCAGATGTATACATACCGTAACAATCAGTTCCGGCAACAGAAGCCGTTTAAGCGTAACATCACGACCGTGCAGAAAATAACCATACACATAGCCCACCAGAAACTCGGACACAATAAAACCCGGAAAAAATACGCCGTGTCCGAATAAGGACATTCCGATAAAACAGGCAATCGCCGCCATAATGCCGGCGGCCATAGGCCCGTATAGAATACCGAATATGGCGGTCGATAAAAACCCAAATGTAATATGTATAAATGTGGTATGAATGGCGAAAATATAAGATAGTAAAACCGTCAAAGCTATAAATATACCGGTCTTTACAACCATATCAGTCTTCATGAGATGTGATACTCCTTTTCCTATCCTTCCACTCCAAATACATATGGCGAATCACCATAATCGGTGAGACGAATAACATACGCGGTCCGCCATAGCGCATGATTTCACGGATTTTTTCGCGATAGGTCGGCTCATAACAATGTGTTTTACAAACGCTGCAAAAAGTTTTACTGTCCATATGGGGGCATACGTCTATTCGGTGTTCCGCATACTGCCATACCTTTTGGCATTCTTCACACAAATCACCCTTCTGTGTATGATGTTTATTATGACAATAGATGGCAATGATTTGATGCATCGCCTTCAGCTCTAACTGACGTTTTTCATCAACAGTCATACGACCTCCTACTTAACAGACCAGGAAGCCCACGCCACCTTATCCACGGTTTTATTCTGAATCTTGTTATCCATAGCCAGCGGCTCTATGAGATTTCGTATTTCCGCCTTCATATCATCCATACTGCCCCAACCATTATTATGTAACCTCATCGTAAAATATTCAACCGCTTTATTGAGATCCATAACCTCAGTTTCAGGCACGGTTTTATATGTTACTTTCACATTATGCCCCATACTATGAATCGCCTCAAGACACTCCTTCATCTTTCCATCCCAGGGAAATGCATCACTGCCGAAAAAATGTTCCGATAACATATCCACCATTTCATCACTGCGTTCGCTGAAAGCAACCCACAAGCATTTATCCTGGCTCGCATCATGCATGGCACGGATATTTTCAACATCAAACATAATGGGGCAGAAAATGCTGTACGCCAAGTCAAAGGCCTTATCCCATTCTAATTTACGTCTCGTTTCATCAGACCACGGAGCAATATATAAGCTCAAGTCCAGACCTTCTTCATCGGCTAACTGCTTTGCACCGTTAATCATACCGTCCGATAAATCGATTCCCGTCGCGCTATATCCTTCACGTGCCAGTCCTAATGCATAATCACAGACACCACAGCCTACATCAAGTGTTCGACCGCCTGGCGCCGGCAATAATCGCTCCGCCCTCAAAAAATCAAGAAATGCGGTTACCTGCGCCTTGCGATCCTCACGGTTATGCATCTCCACAAAATAGTTGGACCGATTATTCCAAGCATCCTGCTCATCCTTCCACGCTTCGAGGGACACAGACACAGCCTGTATTTCATTTGCCATAATGACTCCTTTATATCTATATAGGATACTGACGATACGAGTCGTCCGCCATATCCGTTTACATACAACACAAAATTAATAGTTCTATATGCCTCGGTGTTCCGTCCGAATGTGTTCAGAATTTCATATAGATTATTCATTCTAATTGTACATCATTCTCAATGATTTTTGTGTTACTATAGTCACATCGGTTATGCAAATTTTATACAAATAAAAAAGCTCTCAGGCTGAACTGCATCTCAAAATTATGTCCAAATTTTAAGATGCAGTTCAATCTGAAAGCCTCTTGTTTCATCATGGTGCGCCTAGCAGGATTCGAACCTGCGCACCCGGTTCCGGAGACCGGTGCTCTATCCCCTGAGCTATAGGCGCATGAGTACCTAAAAATTATACCATATTACGCTATGGTTCGATAGTATAAAGTAAACTGAAGTATAGTCACCCAAACCGACCTGATTAACAATATGCTTCATAAAGCTCCGCCATCGTTGAGCGGCAGATATTTTCATGACAGATGAATAAAATTTTATCATAAAAATCTCGCTATTACACAAAAATCCTCTATAGCATACGCTATAGAGGACTCTTTTGCAATAACTAGAATTAACTTTCCCAATATTATTCAGGATCAATTATAAAAGACAATGCACTGAAGTATTTATTTTGTTCGCCCTTGGTTTGAGTCGGGAAGCCTACTTCCACGCCCACAACATTGAGGCCGTTAGCACTTACAGTAACGATAGCCTTACCATTTGCATCGGTTTTGCTTTCATTTGTAAGATCGTTCATTACATCTTTAATGAGCGGTGCATCAGCATATGGTTTACCTTCTTTAAGCACTTGAATTTCGTAGGTATCACCTTTTCTTAGCGTCAATGGATTCACGGATGGCACGATTTGAATGAAGGCATCTTTATTATTCAAAGGCTTCGCGCTTGCATTCCAGTAGTGCACATCATATTTGATAGCGTGTGTACTCTTAGTTGCACCGGGCACCTGTGTAATAGGTTTATGTACAGTCTTTCCGTCTTTATCCTTTGTCCAATAACCGTAATCAAAGTTCGTTACAGTTACACCAAGGTTGGACGGTTGTTCAATGGCTACATTTTTCTCATGTTTAATCACTTTCACAGGCATAACATTACCGTTTACATCATAACCGGTAATTCCTTTTACCATATCTGAAGTGTATGCATTATCTACAGGCCCTTCACCGAGGACAAGTACTTTTTCATCAGTGCGATTGGCAAAGAAAACGCCATGTGCATCGACAGTGGTTAATATGGAGCCCGCTGCAAGACCAACAGCAAACAAGGATGCAAGAATTTTTTTGTTCATTGGTGGACCCTCCTACAAACTAAAAATAATTTTCAATAAATATATTATCATTATACAGATTCATTTATTAAAGTTTCATGAAATCTTAATAACTTTCATAGACATATGACTATTAGCTATAATCATGTAGAATTATATATGAAAGTAATACTCAATTAGATAATTTTCATTGCTCTTTCTTCTGAAATTCAGCATATCTAAGCCGAACATAAAACAGCGGATAGTCGATACATACCGACTATCCGCTGTATAGATTCGGGAAAACTCGTATTTCCATGAATTTCAATCAATTATTTTTTGTTTTTTGCAGCCTTCGCACGAGCATTCCGGTCAAGAATCATCTTACGCATACGAATGCTTTCAGGTGTTACCTCAACGAGTTCATCATCATTGATCCACTCAAGAGCCTGCTCCAAGGAGAAGATACGAGGCGGCGTCAAGCGTACCGCTTCATCAGAGGAACTGGAACGCATGTTGGTAACGTGTTTTTTCTTACATGGATTAACATCCATATCAAGTTCACGCGTATTTTCACCGATAACTTGTCCTGCATACACGTCTTGGTTAGGGCCAACGAACAATGTACCGCGGTCTTGAACGGAGTTCAAACCATATGGTGTGGTTTCACCATTTTCAAATGCTACCAAAGCACCGCGTGTACGGGAAGGGATTTCACCCTTATATGGTGCATAGCCATGGAATACATGGTTCATAATACCATTACCTTTTGTAGCTGTTAAGAATTGGGCGCGGAAACCGATCAAGCCACGAGCCGGAACTACGAATTCCATGCGAAGATAACCAGCCAATTCAACCATGTTAGTCAACTCAGCTTTACGTTGACCGAGATTTTCCATTACAGTACCCATAAATTCCTGAGGTACATCGATGGTCAACGCTTCAAGCGGTTCACACAATTGATCGTTAATGGTTCTGAAGATTACACGAGGTTTTCCCACTTGTAATTCATAGCCTTCACGACGCATAGTTTCAATCAATACAGCCAAATGCAATTCGCCACGGCCGGATACTTTGAACGCATCTGCAGAATCAGTTTCTTCCACTTTCATGGATACGTTAGTTTCTACTTCGCGGAACAAACGATCACGCAAGTGACGGGATGTAACGAATTCACCTTCGCGGCCTGCAAATGGAGAGTTATTTACGGAGAACACCATGGACAATGTCGGTTCGTCAATGGAAATGGATGGCAACGCTTCAGGATTTTCAGCATCCGCTACTGTTTCGCCGATATTGATATCGTCGATACCGGCAAAGGCGATGATATCACCCATTTCAGCTTCGTCAGTTTCAACGCGATTCAAACCATTGTATGTATATACGCGGCCGATTTTCGCTTTACGAGTGCTTTCACCGTTCATGATGGCAACCTGTTGGTTAGTTTTCATTTTACCGCGTACTATACGACCTACGGCAATTTTACCGATGAAGTTATCGTAATCAAGTGTGGTCACCATGAATTGAAGAGGGCCTTCCATATCACCTTGCGGTGCAGGAATTTCGTCGATCAACGTTTTAAACAACGGTTCCATGTTTACGGCTTCGTCG
It encodes the following:
- the typA gene encoding translational GTPase TypA; translated protein: MIRENLRNVAIIAHVDHGKTTLVDALLKQSHVFRENEKVAERVMDSNDLERERGITILSKNTAVMHDGIKINIVDTPGHADFGGEVERVLNMVDGVLLLVDAYEGPMPQTKYVLRKALEQKLKPIVVINKIDRPDQRVKEVEDEVLELFMELEADDDQLDFPVVYASARSGVSKTNWDDEAVNMEPLFKTLIDEIPAPQGDMEGPLQFMVTTLDYDNFIGKIAVGRIVRGKMKTNQQVAIMNGESTRKAKIGRVYTYNGLNRVETDEAEMGDIIAFAGIDDINIGETVADAENPEALPSISIDEPTLSMVFSVNNSPFAGREGEFVTSRHLRDRLFREVETNVSMKVEETDSADAFKVSGRGELHLAVLIETMRREGYELQVGKPRVIFRTINDQLCEPLEALTIDVPQEFMGTVMENLGQRKAELTNMVELAGYLRMEFVVPARGLIGFRAQFLTATKGNGIMNHVFHGYAPYKGEIPSRTRGALVAFENGETTPYGLNSVQDRGTLFVGPNQDVYAGQVIGENTRELDMDVNPCKKKHVTNMRSSSSDEAVRLTPPRIFSLEQALEWINDDELVEVTPESIRMRKMILDRNARAKAAKNKK